From one Cyanobacteriota bacterium genomic stretch:
- a CDS encoding response regulator yields the protein METQMQTDNQSTEFSRRYPPSKGDILIVDDTPDNLRVLSAMLTSQGFNVRKALTGQRAISSVEADRPDLILLDIKMPGMDGYTVCQHLKANPHTSHVPIIFISALDDAIDKVKAFVVGGVDYITKPFQEIEVLARITHQLHIQQLQQQLMQQNEELARSNRELEQFAYVVSHDLQQPLQSITGFVKLLQLKYEHQLDDVAIDYINRVYTAGNRMQRLIHDLLTYSRIGKQQSFGPVDCNVVVKQMLETFLHTGGSKRPVITCEVLPVVMGNETQIMQLFQNLVGNAVKFVNPGTTPHVSIAAVSEPDYWLFRIQDNGIGIEADQINRVFEMFQRTQAATKYDGSGIGLATCKKIVENHGGKIWIESQVQVGTTIYFTLPKIKMPPMSQN from the coding sequence ATGGAAACACAGATGCAAACTGACAACCAATCTACAGAATTCTCACGTCGCTACCCTCCCTCAAAAGGTGACATCTTGATTGTAGATGACACCCCTGACAATCTACGAGTATTGTCAGCCATGCTAACCTCCCAGGGATTTAACGTGCGTAAAGCTCTGACGGGTCAGCGCGCCATTTCATCTGTGGAAGCCGATCGGCCTGATCTAATTTTGCTCGATATCAAAATGCCCGGAATGGATGGCTACACCGTTTGCCAACATCTCAAGGCCAATCCTCACACCAGTCATGTTCCTATCATTTTCATCAGTGCTCTAGATGATGCCATAGATAAGGTTAAGGCCTTCGTGGTAGGCGGCGTAGACTATATCACCAAGCCCTTCCAAGAAATTGAAGTGTTAGCTCGCATCACCCACCAACTGCACATTCAACAGTTGCAGCAACAACTGATGCAGCAAAATGAGGAACTAGCCCGCTCTAATCGAGAACTAGAGCAATTTGCCTACGTTGTTTCCCATGATTTGCAGCAGCCGTTGCAAAGTATTACAGGTTTTGTCAAGCTATTGCAGTTAAAGTACGAACACCAGTTAGATGATGTTGCCATTGATTACATCAACCGTGTCTATACTGCCGGTAACCGAATGCAGCGGCTGATTCACGACCTATTGACCTATTCGCGCATCGGGAAACAGCAAAGCTTTGGCCCAGTGGACTGCAACGTAGTCGTCAAGCAAATGTTGGAAACTTTCCTGCATACGGGTGGATCTAAGCGCCCGGTCATTACCTGTGAAGTGCTGCCTGTAGTTATGGGGAACGAAACTCAGATTATGCAATTGTTTCAAAACTTAGTGGGTAATGCTGTCAAATTTGTAAACCCTGGTACTACACCACATGTGTCTATTGCAGCCGTTTCAGAACCAGACTACTGGCTCTTTAGGATTCAAGATAACGGCATTGGCATTGAAGCTGACCAGATTAATCGGGTATTTGAGATGTTTCAGCGCACCCAAGCAGCCACCAAGTATGACGGTTCGGGGATTGGTCTGGCCACTTGTAAAAAGATTGTAGAAAACCATGGTGGCAAGATTTGGATTGAATCTCAAGTGCAAGTAGGTACAACCATCTACTTCACATTGCCCAAGATAAAGATGCCACCCATGTCACAGAACTAA